In a genomic window of Trichoderma atroviride chromosome 4, complete sequence:
- a CDS encoding uncharacterized protein (EggNog:ENOG41~SECRETED:SignalP(1-19)), with translation MFFLGNLVYVLCLFTNALAILSDDRFLARIGLSPTTFDPAFGPGADSNSVKAKLVALIASVRMVMRPPLIIVNTLIILYELVLG, from the exons ATGTTCTTCCTAGGCAATCTCGTCTAcgtcctctgcctcttcacaaacgccctcgccatcctctccgACGACCGCTTCCTCGCGCGCATCGGCCTATCACCGACCACCTTTGATCCTGCATTTGGCCCCGGCGCCGACTCAAACAGCGTCAAGGCGAAACTCGTTGCTCTGATTGCTAGTGTGCGCATGGTTATGAGAC CGCCACTGATTATAGTCAATACGCTCATCATCCTGTACGAGCTGGTCCTAGGCTAG
- a CDS encoding uncharacterized protein (EggNog:ENOG41) — protein sequence MADKASPIKSLPSELLASILGEFSTKELLPVVTVNRRFCSIATKILHRRLVASPSRSNHGVILECYHPSAKISTPYLRCQYLGNATCDGPSIDERDPSFVGLRRIYSCFRPVVLESNRRRRFRYGWSVETMGGSVQLQIAADDEEVEDTAHQEVYLDEGERFSQLCAVANVVVHGSRPGLFSRHVNFSDGVIRVFREWLASMLPGHSPSHAESGASSSSSAAATEASISAAGLFSSDDSRVLWVDTTKNVGIRFRVTPGPEARGTIWEDEPPMFYNLTYEELVVRTSTLLLAMDEADVQHVAHSGKDVIIAPFTIL from the exons ATGGCGGACAAGGCTTCTCCTATCAAGAGTCTTCCTAGCGAA CTTCTAGCCAGTATACTGGGCGAGTTCAGCACCAAAGAGCTCCTCCCAGTCGTCACCGTCAATCGCCGCTTCTGCTCTATAGCTACCAAGATTCTACACCGACGCCTTGTCGCTTCGCCCTCACGCTCAAACCACGGCGTCATCCTCGAATGCTACCACCCAAGTGCCAAAATATCCACGCCCTATCTGCGCTGTCAATATCTCGGCAACGCCACCTGCGATGGACCCTCCATCGACGAGCGGGACCCTAGCTTTGTGGGCCTGCGTAGAATATACTCGTGCTTTCGGCCGGTTGTTTTGGAAAGTAACAGGCGCAGGAGGTTCCGCTATGGGTGGTCCGTAGAAACGATGGGAGGGAGCGTGCAGCTGCAGATTGCCgctgacgacgaggaagTAGAGGACACGGCCCATCAAGAAGTCTACTTGGACGAAGGGGAGCGCTTCTCTCAGCTGTGCGCCGTGGCAAATGTCGTTGTCCACGGCTCTCGGCCGGGACTCTTTTCGCGGCACGTCAATTTCAGCGACGGCGTCATTCGCGTGTTTAGAGAGTGGCTGGCCAGCATGCTGCCCGGCCACTCACCCTCCCACGCTGAATCTGGggcgtcctcgtcatcgtccgccgccgcaacggaagcctccatctcggcggCTGGTTTGTTTTCATCAGACGATAGCCGCGTCTTGTGGGTCGACACAACAAAGAACGTTGGGATCCGATTCAGGGTGACGCCAGGGCCAGAGGCAAGGGGAACCATCTGGGAAGATGAGCCACCCATGTTTTACAATCTGACTTATGAAG AATTGGTTGTGCGGACGAgcacgctgctgctggctatGGATGAAGCGGATGTGCAGCATGTGGCGCATTCTGGAAAAGACGTTATCATTGCTCCTTTTACGATCCTCTGA
- a CDS encoding uncharacterized protein (EggNog:ENOG41) gives MSAPHLRNEALSLWETNASLWNSGIGEHGNKYWKRLQEPSLRRLLGPSLSKPGCAALELATGNGLCARWLADNGAASVIATDGTFNMLEEAKTHLDADRAGKITFRKLDVTDANDFVPLVEKAAEIGGFDIVLMNMAIMDVATLDPLADALLKLLHKDGVFVATLLHPAFFTSTHSRNLDIKINPRTGDQEILLSKVVHEYLHVEPCKGVFVVGQETPQFYFHRPLHELLGAFFKRGLVMDALEEPNFTKEDVVPERLYATANFTQLPALMTFRFKRIF, from the exons ATGTCAGCCCCTCATCTCCGCAACGAAGCCCTCTCCCTCTGGGAAACCAACGCGTCGCTCTGGAACTCGGGCATCGGCGAGCACGGCAACAAGTACTGGAAACGCCTCCAAGAGCCCTCCCTCCGACGCCTCCTCGGCCCCAGCCTCAGCAAACCAGGCTGCGCTGCCCTGGAGCTGGCGACGGGAAACGGCCTCTGCGCGCGCTGGCTCGCAGACAATGGCGCCGCGAGCGTCATCGCCACGGACGGCACATTCAACATGCTGGAGGAGGCCAAAACTCATCTCGACGCAGATAGGGCTGGCAAGATTACCTTTCGGAAGCTGGACGTGACGGATGCGAATGACTTTGTGCCCCTCGTGGAAAAGGCTGCAGAG ATTGGCGGTTTCGATATTGTGCTCATGAACATGGCCATTATGGATGTCGCCACTCTTGATCCCCTCGCAGATGCGCTGCTAAAACTACTCCACAAGGACGGCGT CTTCGTTGCCACCCTCCTCCATccagccttcttcacctctaCCCATTCGCGCAACCTCGACATCAAAATCAACCCTCGCACAGGCGATCAGGAAATCCTCCTTAGCAAAGTTGTACATGAATACCTACATGTCGAACCTTGCAAAGGCGTTTTCGTTGTTGGGCAAGAAACGCCGCAG TTTTACTTTCACCGTCCCTTACatgagcttcttggagccTTTTTCAAAAGAGGCTTGGTTATGGACGCTCTTGAGGAGCCGAATTTCACTAAAGAAGACGTCGTTCCTGAGAGACTGTACGCGACGGCAAATTTTACGCAGTTGCCAGCTTTGATGACGTTTCGATTTAAAAGGATATTCTGA
- a CDS encoding uncharacterized protein (EggNog:ENOG41~TransMembrane:9 (n2-13c20/21o30-52i59-77o150-170i243-266o278-301i313-339o359-378i410-430o436-458i)), which translates to MVCLIGAMKTALIASNGVMAVRYNVSYSWVAVLTAAPLMVSALSGFICSVVAKLVGKRPVYLASSILIFAGCLWNMTADSSYGSCMGARVLQGVGWGAFDVLVLESIQDTFYEHERNIRTTLHSIVTVSATWASPLLGGIVSYQVGSFTAQYRIISAFFAIAIPLMALTAPETAFDRARAAIATTPIFIYTFPWEPQPVQLELSKDSVLDYVKEMRPWSYESEKNLSICIQSPRALAAPTTTLVFIVTALPHCALWGLIASLSLLFSSSPISLHPSSTGTLLTGPWLLAISVVAGICFYRSTNQKFCSCVSNLTLAGGALLAIIGLTSFGLGVNSFMSWPTSSEQGHPVFFKPEAAQELNLPVLSLQLGLLAAGAYALEAAARPLLARSASFTASSMATAQRSIGDMHSWVIVLRNLVAGAFVLAVPHIICKEGGLKSLIIGLSVAQVVITLSVLLLWRFCEKAIWKMDGKVMGLVNLRMPHPEASFFDID; encoded by the exons ATGGTTTGTTTAATAGGCGCAATGAAAACTGCCCTTATTGCAAGCAATGGGGTTATGGCTGTCCGTTATAATGTCTCTTATTCCTGGGTCGCCGTTTTGACGGCTGCACCCTTGATGGTTTCGGCCCTGAGTGGGTTTATCTGCTCGGTAGTCGCGAAACTGGTTGGAAAGCGGCCAGTTTATTTGGCTTCATCGATCCTGATCTTTGCTGGATGCCTCTGGAATATGACGGCTGATTCTAGCTACGGTTCTTGTATGGGCGCTAGGGTACTACAAGGAGTCGGCTGGGGTGCTTTCGACGTTTTAGTGTTGGAGAGTATCCAGGACACCTTCTAT GAACACGAGAGAAATATCCGCACCACTCTACATAGCATCGTCACGGTTTCGGCAACATGGGCATCCCCACTCTTGGGTGGTATCGTCTCTTATCAAGTCGGATCTTTTACTGCTCAGTATCGCATAATCAGCGCATTCTTTGCTATTGCCATTCCACTCATGGCCCTTACTGCACCTGAGACAGCATTTGATCGTGCTCGAGCCGCCATTGCAACAACTCCTATATTCATCTACACATTCCCCTGGGAGCCTCAGCCAGTTCAACTTGAGCTTAGCAAAGATTCTGTGCTTGACTACGTTAAGGAGATGAGACCGTGGTCGTATGAGAGCGAAAAGAATCTTTCCATCTGCATCCAATCACCACGAGCTCTTGCTGCCCCCACTACCACTCTTGTTTTTATCGTTACCGCATTACCTCATTGTGCCCTATGGGGTTTGATTGCTTCTCTATCTCTGCTattctcatcatcacctATTAGCCTTCATCCCAGCAGCACTGGGACTCTCTTGACTGGGCCCTGGCTACTAGCAATATCCGTCGTTGCTGGTATCTGCTTCTACCGATCGACAAACCAGAAATTCTGCTCCTGCGTGAGTAACCTTACTTTAGCTGGCGGCGCGCTTCTGGCTATCATTGGCTTGACTTCATTTGGTCTGGGTGTCAACAGCTTCATGAGTTGGCCCACATCATCTGAACAGGGCCATCCCGTATTCTTCAAgcctgaagcagctcaagagctcAACCTTCCCGTTTTATCGCTTCAACTTGGATTGCTCGCGGCTGGAGCGTATGCTCTTGAAGCCGCCGCACGTCCGCTGTTGGCTCGATCCGCATCCTTCACTGCCTCCAGTATGGCCACGGCACAGCGAAGCATAGGTGATATGCACTCTTGGGTTATTGTCCTACGAAATCTCGTCGCTGGtgcctttgtcttggctGTTCCCCACATCATTTGCAAGGAAGGGGGACTCAAATCTCTCATCATCGGTCTAAGCGTTGCCCAAGTTGTCATTACCCTGTCCGTTCTATTGCTATGGCGTTTCTGCGAAAAGGCTATATGGAAGATGGATGGCAAGGTAATGGGACTTGTCAACTTGCGGATGCCTCATCCTGAGGCAAGCTTTTTCGATATCGACTGA
- a CDS encoding uncharacterized protein (EggNog:ENOG41~TransMembrane:7 (o30-49i58-78o105-121i133-153o182-205i328-346o366-385i)): protein MDIHTTANLAVDDEQLKHQQIKTLVLVERIGGTLSLVSVMLIFLAYWLVRRVRNVQNTFIVFASVSNIGASIGTIIAYDGMNAGQASALCQAQSFMFEMFMQSDPWWSLAMAINVFLVFYFHTNPDSFRKRWWIYCLICYGGPFVIALTLLLLRSPRGLVYGGATIWCWVDREWDFIRIYTYYMLIWICIVGSILCYFLVGWHVFRMRNRLRSFSTSRNRDKDKEADAGQAESGCYGTVTTEVQVTHTPASSMPMEPQPTRINRNAARVAFDSSEPEILPAVDNQYFSSVTTSAPPVTTPKSSFFRRFFSAVHDIGSKFHISDPIKRAYLRTSFLFALSVLVTWIPSSLNRIHGWLDGGSPYEFHVATAAVLPLQGLWNGIIFFVTSWHGIKAWALETFNSRSSIIERKRTDDLVMNERITSPPGRCDSSLDDDYSETMRSDVELRRVANSEIKMANSL, encoded by the exons ATGGATATACACACGACTGCAAACTTGGCGGTTGACgatgagcagctgaagcatcAACAGATCAAAACGCTCGTTCTCGTCGAGCGTATTGGTGGCACTCTCAGCCTGGTTTCAGTTATGCTCATTTTCCTCGCTTACTGGCTGGTGCGGCGCGTACGCAACGTGCAGAACACCTTCATTGTCTTTGCCAGTGTGTCAAATATCGGAGCCAGCATTGGAACCATCATCGCCTACGACGGCATGAACGCTGGACAAGCATCAGCTCTGTGCCAGGCCCAGAGCTTCATGTTTGAGAT GTTCATGCAATCTGATCCCTGGTGGTCTTTGGCCATGGCTATCAacgtcttcctcgtcttctaCTTTCACACAAACCCTGATTCTTTCCGCAAGCGTTGGTGGATCTACTGCCTAATTTGTTACGGAGGACCTTTCGTCATTGCCCTCACTCTCCTGCTCCTCAGAAGCCCACGTGGGCTCGTGTACGGTGGAGCTACG ATCTGGTGTTGGGTCGATCGCGAATGGGACTTTATTCGAATTTATACATACTACATGTTAATCTGGATATGTATCGTCGGCTCCATACTCTGCTACTTCCTGGTCGGCTGGCATGTTTTCCGCATGAGAAACCGCTTGCGCAGCTTTTCCACTTCGAGAAATCGTGATAAAGACAAGGAAGCGGATGCC GGCCAAGCAGAAAGTGGCTGTTACGGCACCGTCACTACCGAAGTTCAAGTGACGCATACTCCTGCCAGCTCTATGCCTATGGAGCCTCAGCCTACTCGTATCAACCGAAATGCTGCTCGCGTTGCTTTTGACAGCTCAGAGCCTGAAATATTGCCTGCCGTGGATAACCAGTATTTTTCTTCCGTCACAACCTCCGCGCCGCCAGTAACTACGCCtaaatcttctttttttcgccgcTTTTTTTCGGCTGTCCATGATATTGGTAGCAAGTTTCATATTAGCGATCCCATCAAGAGAGCGTATCTGCGAACAAGTTTCTTATTTGCGCTCAGCGTCTTGGTTACATGGATACCCAGCAGCCTGAATCGTATTCACGGCTGGCTTGATGGAGGCTCGCCATATGAATTCCATgtcgcaacagcagcagtcttGCCGCTGCAAGGATTATGGAACGGCATTATTTTCTTCGTCACCAGTTGGCACGGAATAAAGGCGTGGGCCTTGGAGACGTTCAATAGCAGATCTTCAATCATCGAGCGCAAGAGAACAGATGATCTTGTAATGAATGAGCGAATCACCAGTCCACCAGGACGATGTGACTCCTCTCTCGACGATGATTATTCCGAGACTATGAGGAGCGATGTTGAGCTACGACGCGTAGCTAATTCGGAAATCAAGATGGCGAACAGTCTATGA
- a CDS encoding uncharacterized protein (EggNog:ENOG41~TransMembrane:12 (i48-66o86-107i114-132o144-162i174-195o207-229i283-302o322-339i346-365o371-394i406-427o439-458i)) gives MSDTEKAPTAETISNSELALIVDPDAGLSDAERAANERRLLRKLDWTLVPWLTLLYLVCFLDRTNIGNAKVAGLGKDIPMSTGQYNASLTIFFISYAIFEPLANFLLKRTRPAIFIPMIIIVWGACMLGMGFVKNWSGLMAARWFLGAAEAGLFPGVNYYLSCWYKRNEFGARAAIFFSAAALAGSFGGLLAAAIENLDGKRGIPGWAWIFIIEGAFTMLIGFFSFFMVKDFPDEAKFLSKEDRMRVLYRLSQDQQSSAEHETFQMKYFWAAIWDWKTYAGMLLYMGPLMPLYSFSLFLPSIIQNMSFTTKTAVVRNQLLSVAPYALGAIVTVVAGLWSDKVQKRAIFNIAIAPFGVAGFAMLIGSTNPGVQYAGTFLGAVGIYPCIPITIAWVANNVEGVYKRGIVLGIVIGWGNLNGVVSSNIYYDAPRYIQGHATVIGYLFIATFCGSILTAWLLNRENQKRLNGERNHWIEGKTPREIQELGDMRPDFMYVL, from the exons ATGAGCGACACGGAAAAAGCGCCGACCGCAGAAACAATCTCCAATTCGGAGCTCGCCCTGATCGTAGACCCGGACGCGGGCTTATCCGATGCCGAGCGAGCAGCGAAT GAACGGAGGCTGCTGCGGAAGCTGGACTGGACTCTTGTACCTTGG CTCACCTTACTGTATCTCGTGTGCTTCCTCGACCGTACAAACATTGGAAATGCAAAGGTTGCCGGCCTCGGGAAGGACATTCCCATGTCAACAGGCCAATACAATGCATCCCTCAcaattttctttatttcctATGCCATTTTTGAGCCTCTTGCCAACTTTCTGTTGAAGCGTACTCGCCCGGCCATCTTTATTCCCATGATCAT TATCGTTTGGGGCGCATGCATGCTTGGAATGGGTTTCGTTAAAAATTGGTCTGGTCTCATGGCTGCACGATGGTTCCTGGGCGCTGCCGAAGCAGGTCTTTTCCCCGGCGTGAATTACTATCTCTCATGCTGGTATAAGCGCAACGAGTTTGGCGCCCGAGCCGCCATATTTTTCTCAGCTGCTGCGTTGGCCGGCTCTTTCGGAGGTCTTCTTGCGGCTGCCATTGAGAATTTGGACGGCAAGAGGGGAATTCCTGGATGGGCCTGGATCTTCATCATCGAGGGTGCATTCACCATGCTTatcggcttcttctccttcttcatgGTAAAGGATTTCCCTGATGAGGCCAAGTTCTTGTCCAAAGAGGATCGCATGCGTGTCTTGTATCGACTCAGCCAAGATCAGCAGAGTTCCGCCGAGCATGAAACATTCCAAATGAAGTACTTCTGGGCAGCCATCTGGGATTGGAAGACATATGCCGGCATGCTCCTTTACATGGGTCCTCTCATGCCGCTCTACTCATTCAGTCTGTTCTTGCCTTCCATCATCCAAAACATGAGCTTCACCACCAAAACCGCAGTCGTCAGGAACCAGCTGCTCAGTGTAGCCCCGTACGCCTTGGGCGCTATAGTCACTGTTGTCGCCGGACTTTGGTCCGATAAAGTCCAGAAGAGAGCCATTTTCAACATTGCCATTGCCCCGTTTGGCGTCGCTGGCTTTGCCATGCTGATAGGATCGACCAACCCGGGCGTACAATATGCCGGCACATTCTTGGGAGCAGTCGGCATCTACCCATGCATTCCCATCACCATTGCCTGGGTCGCCAACAACGTCGAGGGCGTGTACAAGCGCGGAATTGTCTTGGGTATAGTCATCGGATGGGGCAACTTGAACGGTGTTGTTAGCAGCAACATCTACTACGACGCGCCTCGTTACATCCAGGGCCATGCCACCGTTATTGGATACTTGTTCATCGCCACCTTTTGCGGCAGTATCCTGACGGCGTGGCTTCTCAACCGAGAGAACCAGAAGCGATTGAACGGAGAGCGAAACCACTGGATTGAGGGCAAGACACCGCGAGAGATTCAAGAGCTGGGCGATATGCGTCCTGATTTCATGTACGTTCTCTAA
- a CDS encoding uncharacterized protein (BUSCO:EOG092D3X2Q) → MALPLPQGLVPSEVAFLCEMELVTVVPRQRLESIDLLSGSTPRLRPPHRADLPLWLAILLKKQRRANIVPPAWLHPESLREIVAYETTVDVKDWAPPPPPPVRADGRGNSTRLNPYQDDVILSPPFLPSCTSSAPAGALPYHWFEFAEMLLAHASDDIPSASEVRSLLRDLQEARAAKMRSKVTHPESHGEGVTSLRGVGAMELAESRGVCHWSGRRHSKNRCKC, encoded by the exons ATGGCCCTGCCTCTGCCCCAGGGCCTGGTGCCTTCGGAGGTGGCGTTTCTGTGCGAAATGGAGCTCGTCACCGTCGTTCCACGACAGCGGCTCGAGAGCATTGACCTCCTCTCG GGCTCGACTCCCCGACTCCGGCCGCCTCACCGAGCCGATCTGCCCCTCTGGctcgccatcctcctcaAGAAGCAGCGACGCGCCAACATCGTGCCCCCTGCATGGCTCCATCCCGAATCCCTACGCGAAATCGTCGCATACGAGACGACTGTCGACGTCAAGGATTGGGCTCcccctccgcctccgcctgtCCGAGCCGATGGCAGAGGCAATTCTACAAGACTCAATCCCTACCAAGATGACGTGATACTATCGCCGCCGTTTCTACCGTCTTGCACTTCCTCAGCTCCGGCCGGAGCTCTTCCCTACCACTGGTTCGAATTCGCCGAGATGCTCCTCGCCCATGCCAGCGATGATATCCCATCTGCCTCTGAAGTCCGCTCCCTCTTACGAGATCTACAAGAAGCCCGAGCTGCCAAGATGAGATCTAAAGTCACACATCCCGAGAGCCACGGCGAAGGCGTCACGAGTCTGCGAGGTGTCGGGGCCATGGAGCTGGCTGAGAGCAGGGGGGTTTGTCACTGGAGTGGCCGAAGGCATTCGAAAAATCGGTGCAAGTGCTGA
- a CDS encoding uncharacterized protein (EggNog:ENOG41), whose amino-acid sequence MLSLAKASAPNTAKKRQLYSKLDAGVDSKRRRCEANDKVRKSNVKAQKSNNKARRSHANTAAPAVASSSLKVTETPSAGKQPSEEELCRGRRRWRAGSEPQGWDEKEWHTGDGMTASIEDRPEKPKKHDSKSTTDASTSSHDSDEEHQPFDLAFFDESSCESERIQPSSKALAASVQKLKMIQHSGK is encoded by the coding sequence ATGCTCAGTCTCGCAAAAGCCTCTGCGCCGAATACcgccaagaagaggcagtTGTATTCGAAACTTGATGCCGGCGTCGATTCTAAAAGGCGCCGATGTGAAGCCAACGACAAGGTCCGAAAATCGAACGTCAAGGCCCAAAAGTCTAACAACAAGGCCCGAAGATCTCACGCCAATactgcagctccagcagtcGCCTCATCCAGCTTGAAAGTAACAGAAACCCCGAGCGCCGGAAAGCAGCcctctgaagaagagctatGCCGCGGtcgcagaagatggcgagctggCAGCGAGCCGCAGGGCTGGGATGAGAAGGAGTGGCATACCGGTGATGGCATGACCGCAAGTATCGAAGACAGACCcgagaagcccaagaagcacGATTCTAAATCTACGACAGACGCGTCGACTTCGTCTCATGATAGCGATGAGGAACATCAGCCGTTCGATTTGGCGTTTTTTGACGAATCTTCTTGCGAGAGTGAGAGAATCCAGCCATCGTCGAAAGCACTAGCGGCTAGTGTGCAAAAATTGAAAATGATCCAGCACAGCGGCAAATGA